A genomic window from Clostridium aceticum includes:
- the gltS gene encoding sodium/glutamate symporter — protein sequence MSFEIIENIFTMSADMVMTTAMAAVLLVIGYFIKGKVNFLEKYCIPAPVVGGFLFMLITWIGHVTGAFSFSFTTTLQSFFMLAFFTTVGLGASMALLKKGGILLVVYWLIAGVSSIFQNAIGIAVSKITGLEPAYGLLSSAITMVGGHGAGAAYGMTFEGMGYPAGTLVGAAAATFGLISSVMVGGPVARRLIEKNNLKPDHSEDFDTSVTEINAASGEVLSGLDIIKNVTAILVCMALGTMVSGWIGKLINMEFPTYVGAMFVAVILRNLNEKVRWYKFDYPLVEGIGDVTLGLYLSMAMMTLRMWELAGLAGPMLIVLVCQVIFVVSFTYFVVFRLLGKNYDAAVMCAGLLGHGLGATPTAIVNLTAVNDRYGMSRKAMMIVPIVGAFLVDIIYQPQTVWFIKTFVENLR from the coding sequence ATGTCTTTTGAAATTATCGAAAATATTTTTACTATGAGTGCGGATATGGTGATGACTACTGCTATGGCAGCTGTATTACTGGTGATTGGTTATTTTATTAAGGGGAAGGTTAATTTTTTAGAAAAATATTGTATCCCAGCACCAGTTGTAGGCGGGTTTCTATTTATGCTTATTACATGGATTGGTCACGTTACAGGGGCATTTTCCTTTAGTTTTACTACAACGCTGCAATCCTTCTTTATGCTAGCTTTTTTTACTACAGTTGGACTTGGTGCAAGTATGGCGTTATTAAAAAAAGGAGGAATTTTACTAGTCGTTTATTGGTTAATAGCTGGGGTTTCTTCTATTTTTCAAAATGCTATAGGAATTGCTGTTTCAAAAATAACTGGTTTAGAACCAGCATATGGTCTTTTATCAAGTGCTATTACAATGGTTGGTGGACATGGAGCTGGTGCTGCATATGGTATGACTTTTGAAGGCATGGGATATCCTGCAGGTACTCTTGTAGGAGCAGCAGCTGCAACCTTTGGTCTAATTTCATCTGTTATGGTGGGGGGACCTGTTGCACGACGTTTAATTGAAAAAAATAACTTAAAACCAGATCATAGTGAGGACTTTGATACAAGTGTTACAGAAATAAATGCTGCCAGTGGTGAGGTTTTAAGTGGGCTTGATATTATTAAAAATGTAACTGCTATCTTAGTATGTATGGCTCTTGGAACTATGGTTTCAGGTTGGATAGGCAAGCTAATAAATATGGAATTTCCAACTTATGTAGGTGCAATGTTTGTAGCAGTTATCCTACGTAATTTAAATGAAAAAGTGCGTTGGTATAAGTTTGACTATCCATTAGTAGAAGGAATTGGAGATGTTACGCTTGGTCTTTATCTATCAATGGCTATGATGACTTTAAGAATGTGGGAATTAGCAGGACTTGCAGGACCAATGCTTATCGTGTTAGTGTGTCAAGTTATTTTTGTAGTTTCCTTTACTTACTTTGTTGTATTCCGTTTGCTTGGAAAGAACTACGATGCTGCTGTTATGTGTGCTGGTCTTTTAGGTCATGGCTTAGGTGCAACGCCTACAGCGATTGTAAACCTTACTGCTGTTAATGACCGTTATGGAATGAGTAGAAAGGCCATGATGATCGTTCCAATCGTTGGAGCTTTCTTAGTTGATATTATATATCAACCACAAACAGTGTGGTTTATAAAGACTTTTGTTGAAAATTTGAGGTAA